A single genomic interval of Parvularcula marina harbors:
- a CDS encoding 3-hydroxybutyrate dehydrogenase: protein MFDDLKGRSAVITGSTSGIGKAFAEGLASQGVNIMLNGFGDAGEIEEFRAGLSEAHNVDVFYNAADMTKPDEIKGLIDETAERFGAVDILINNAGIQKVSPIDEFPDDKWDAIIAINLTSSFHTIKHALPHMKKAGFGRIVNLASAHGLVASPFKSAYVAAKHGIMGLTKTVALEVAENGITCNAICPGYVATPLVEGQIADTAKARGMTEEQVKKEVILAAQPTKEFITYENLCGILFYLCSKAGSGATGTHFAIEGGWTAK from the coding sequence ATGTTCGACGATCTCAAGGGCCGCAGCGCCGTCATCACCGGGTCCACTTCCGGCATCGGCAAGGCATTCGCCGAAGGCCTCGCCAGCCAGGGCGTCAATATCATGCTCAATGGCTTCGGCGATGCGGGCGAAATCGAGGAATTCCGCGCCGGGCTGTCCGAGGCGCATAATGTCGATGTCTTCTACAACGCCGCCGACATGACCAAGCCCGACGAGATCAAGGGCCTGATCGACGAGACCGCCGAACGGTTCGGCGCGGTCGATATCCTGATCAACAATGCCGGGATCCAGAAGGTCTCGCCTATCGACGAATTCCCTGATGACAAATGGGATGCGATCATAGCGATCAACCTGACCTCCTCCTTCCACACGATCAAACACGCCCTGCCGCATATGAAGAAGGCCGGCTTCGGGCGGATCGTGAACCTTGCCTCCGCCCATGGGCTTGTCGCCTCCCCCTTCAAATCGGCCTATGTCGCGGCCAAGCACGGCATCATGGGACTGACCAAGACGGTCGCGCTTGAGGTCGCAGAGAACGGCATCACCTGTAACGCGATCTGCCCAGGTTATGTCGCAACACCGCTGGTCGAGGGGCAGATTGCCGACACCGCCAAGGCGCGCGGCATGACCGAAGAACAGGTCAAAAAGGAAGTCATCCTCGCGGCCCAGCCGACCAAGGAGTTCATCACCTATGAGAACCTCTGCGGCATCCTCTTCTATCTCTGCTCGAAGGCCGGGTCCGGTGCGACGGGCACCCATTTTGCGATCGAGGGCGGCTGGACGGCGAAGTAA
- a CDS encoding DUF2785 domain-containing protein translates to MLISTLMILASLGAAPEQGDCAPLGLSGEALSSWAERDFPTGEEYDIALRGLVPCLDETDPYLRDHIGYTGMSALLRRGEARPELLDEVMELTLNVANGPDPEGVAQPFAILVISEFVRTDRLDPWMPDSLRKDLVFFASIKMRTNTDYRGFDDEEGWRHFVAHTADLMLQLILNDNVSNENVSFLLSSLKPQIAPSRHSYIHGEPSRLVRPVVYAARRGAEPPGGWAPWLESLADPSPMADWGEAFTSEEGLAVLHNTKAFALALYATAANVEDDWAKPLEEGALEVLKALP, encoded by the coding sequence ATGTTGATTTCTACCCTGATGATACTGGCAAGCCTTGGCGCGGCGCCAGAGCAGGGAGACTGTGCGCCGCTGGGCCTGAGTGGGGAGGCGCTCTCCTCCTGGGCCGAGCGGGATTTTCCGACCGGGGAAGAATATGACATTGCCTTACGCGGTCTCGTGCCCTGCCTTGACGAAACCGATCCCTATTTGCGTGATCACATCGGCTATACCGGCATGTCGGCATTGCTGCGGCGGGGAGAGGCGCGGCCGGAGCTTCTTGATGAAGTCATGGAGCTGACCCTGAATGTTGCAAATGGCCCGGACCCCGAAGGCGTCGCCCAGCCCTTTGCCATTCTGGTGATTTCCGAATTTGTCCGGACGGACCGGCTCGACCCGTGGATGCCGGACAGCCTGCGCAAGGATCTGGTCTTTTTCGCGTCCATCAAGATGCGGACGAATACCGACTACCGAGGCTTTGATGATGAGGAGGGCTGGCGCCATTTCGTCGCCCATACGGCGGACCTGATGCTGCAGCTCATTCTCAATGATAATGTCAGTAATGAGAATGTTTCCTTCCTGCTATCCTCGCTGAAGCCTCAGATCGCACCGTCGCGCCATTCCTATATTCATGGGGAGCCGTCGCGCCTCGTCCGGCCGGTTGTCTATGCGGCACGCCGAGGTGCCGAACCGCCGGGCGGCTGGGCCCCCTGGCTGGAAAGCCTTGCCGATCCTTCCCCCATGGCGGATTGGGGCGAGGCCTTCACCTCGGAAGAGGGCCTCGCGGTCCTTCACAACACCAAGGCCTTTGCGCTCGCGCTTTATGCGACAGCCGCGAATGTTGAGGATGACTGGGCAAAACCGCTCGAAGAGGGGGCGCTGGAAGTGCTGAAGGCGCTGCCTTGA
- the hisS gene encoding histidine--tRNA ligase yields MAKKQKTFRPKPRKPRGFRDRSGAELLAEQEMLRRITAVYASYGFLPQETPAFEYTDALGKFLPDVDRPNQGVFSLQDDDEQWMSLRYDLTAPLARHVAEHYEALPKPFRRYQVGTVWRNEKPGPGRFREFTQCDADSVGAAAPHADAEAIMMLTDAVVAAGVEKKDFAVRISSRKIMSGLLASIGLDTEDGGQSGTVLRAMDKFDRLGAAGVKLLLGEGRKDESGDFTEGAKLSGDQADQVLAFMQAAGADNAKTLDAMAGLIGGSETGLAGIDELRGIAETLEAMGYADQAKIDPSVVRGLDYYTGPVFEAELTFAVTNDKGQEVQFGSIGSGGRYDDLVKRFKGVEVPAVGCSIGVSRLLSALEAKGQGADDTQKLIVVATPDRSRMADYFQIAARLREKFSGHNVAVDIAFGAANLGKQLKYADQRGAAAVIIQGEDERAKGEVTVKDLILGAKLSEEIESNEEWRSGQPAQVSVPEGDLEAAILKTLAFRD; encoded by the coding sequence ATGGCCAAGAAACAGAAGACGTTCCGCCCCAAACCCAGAAAACCCCGCGGGTTCCGCGACCGTTCGGGGGCTGAGCTTCTCGCCGAGCAGGAGATGCTGCGGCGGATTACCGCTGTCTATGCGTCTTACGGCTTTTTGCCGCAGGAGACCCCGGCCTTTGAATACACTGACGCGCTCGGCAAATTCCTGCCGGATGTCGACCGGCCCAATCAGGGTGTCTTCTCGCTGCAGGATGATGACGAGCAGTGGATGAGCCTGCGCTATGATCTGACGGCGCCGCTCGCCCGGCATGTGGCCGAGCACTATGAGGCGCTGCCGAAACCCTTCCGGCGCTATCAGGTGGGCACGGTCTGGCGGAATGAAAAGCCGGGGCCAGGCCGGTTCCGCGAGTTCACCCAGTGTGATGCGGATTCGGTGGGGGCCGCTGCTCCTCATGCGGATGCTGAGGCCATCATGATGCTGACCGATGCGGTCGTGGCCGCCGGGGTCGAGAAAAAGGATTTTGCTGTCCGTATCTCCTCGCGGAAGATCATGTCGGGGCTTCTCGCATCTATCGGTCTTGATACGGAGGATGGTGGCCAGTCGGGCACGGTTCTGCGGGCCATGGACAAATTCGACCGCCTCGGCGCGGCGGGCGTGAAGCTGCTCCTCGGCGAGGGGCGCAAGGATGAGAGTGGCGACTTCACTGAAGGCGCCAAGCTCTCCGGCGATCAGGCGGACCAAGTGCTCGCCTTCATGCAGGCGGCGGGGGCGGACAACGCAAAGACGCTCGACGCCATGGCGGGGCTGATCGGTGGCAGTGAAACCGGCCTTGCCGGGATCGACGAGCTGCGCGGCATTGCCGAAACGCTGGAGGCCATGGGCTATGCGGATCAGGCGAAGATCGATCCGTCGGTCGTGCGCGGGCTCGATTACTATACCGGCCCTGTCTTTGAGGCGGAGCTGACCTTCGCCGTCACCAATGACAAGGGGCAGGAAGTCCAGTTTGGCTCGATTGGCTCGGGTGGCCGCTATGACGATCTCGTCAAGCGTTTCAAGGGTGTTGAAGTCCCGGCGGTCGGTTGCTCCATCGGTGTTTCGCGGCTGCTCTCCGCGCTTGAAGCCAAAGGGCAGGGGGCGGACGATACGCAAAAGCTGATCGTTGTCGCAACGCCCGACCGCTCGCGTATGGCGGACTATTTCCAGATAGCGGCAAGGCTGCGCGAGAAGTTCAGCGGCCACAATGTCGCCGTCGATATCGCCTTCGGCGCCGCCAATCTCGGCAAACAGCTCAAATATGCCGATCAGCGCGGCGCGGCAGCAGTCATCATTCAGGGTGAGGATGAACGCGCCAAGGGCGAAGTCACGGTGAAGGATCTGATCCTCGGCGCCAAGCTCTCCGAAGAGATCGAGAGCAATGAGGAATGGCGCTCTGGCCAGCCCGCACAGGTGTCTGTGCCCGAAGGTGACCTCGAAGCGGCGATCCTTAAGACATTGGCCTTCCGCGACTGA
- a CDS encoding cupin domain-containing protein, whose product MTADELIDRLGLAPHPEGGYFLEVFRDGREQDGRTASTAIYYLLKPGERSHWHRIDAVEIWHHYAGGSLELKISPDGKSVETLLLGTDFNKGEEPQRIVPAGVWQAARPVEGWVLVGCTVAPGFLFETFEMAPPDWSPGG is encoded by the coding sequence CTGACTGCGGATGAGCTGATTGACCGGCTCGGCCTGGCGCCTCATCCTGAGGGCGGCTATTTCCTGGAGGTATTCCGGGACGGCCGCGAGCAGGATGGCCGGACCGCCTCCACGGCCATCTATTATCTTCTCAAGCCGGGAGAGCGCTCGCACTGGCACCGGATCGATGCGGTCGAGATCTGGCATCATTATGCGGGCGGATCGCTGGAGCTCAAGATTTCTCCGGACGGGAAATCCGTTGAGACGCTTCTTCTCGGTACGGATTTCAACAAAGGCGAAGAACCCCAACGGATCGTGCCGGCAGGTGTCTGGCAGGCCGCCCGGCCTGTTGAGGGCTGGGTGCTCGTCGGATGCACCGTCGCGCCGGGGTTTCTCTTCGAGACGTTCGAAATGGCGCCGCCGGACTGGTCGCCCGGCGGCTAG
- a CDS encoding patatin-like phospholipase family protein: MSAAKPINLALQGGGSHGAYAWGVADRLLESGRVKLNAITATSAGAMNAAVLAYGMHVGGEDGARAKLKEFWRAVARERERLGFFDNPLSDQFPIFGEMSRMFTHMTMEALHLAASPYQLNPLGLNPLKEILEHIIDFDELRKCNRIKLFITATNVRTGKAKVFRNEDITVDVLLASACLPNLYQAVEIGDEAYWDGGFMGNPSLWPLFYETDVEDLLVVHINPIERNDVPHTAAEISNRVNEISFNTALLKEMRAIAFVQKLIEQGWIKKQYEDQLSDIKFHSIRADAVFEAFDVASKYDTSWSFLEDLHKLGRIEADRWLDEHYRHVGKKSSVNLHEEFLGV; encoded by the coding sequence ATGTCCGCGGCCAAGCCCATTAATCTGGCGCTGCAGGGCGGCGGCTCCCATGGCGCATATGCCTGGGGTGTCGCTGACCGGCTGCTCGAATCGGGCCGGGTGAAGCTCAATGCGATCACCGCGACCTCGGCGGGGGCGATGAATGCGGCTGTCCTCGCCTACGGGATGCATGTCGGCGGAGAGGATGGCGCGCGGGCAAAGCTCAAGGAATTCTGGCGGGCGGTGGCGCGGGAGCGCGAACGGCTCGGCTTTTTTGACAATCCGTTGTCGGACCAGTTCCCGATCTTCGGCGAGATGAGCCGGATGTTCACCCATATGACGATGGAGGCGCTGCATCTGGCGGCATCCCCCTATCAGCTCAATCCGCTGGGGCTTAATCCGCTCAAGGAAATTCTTGAGCACATCATCGATTTTGATGAGCTTAGGAAATGCAACCGCATCAAGCTATTCATCACCGCGACTAATGTCCGTACCGGCAAGGCCAAGGTCTTCCGCAATGAGGACATCACCGTCGATGTCCTGCTGGCGTCGGCCTGCCTGCCCAATCTCTATCAGGCGGTCGAGATCGGTGACGAGGCCTATTGGGATGGCGGGTTCATGGGGAACCCCAGCCTGTGGCCTCTCTTTTATGAGACCGATGTCGAAGACCTGCTGGTCGTTCACATCAACCCGATTGAACGCAATGACGTGCCGCACACGGCGGCGGAGATATCGAACCGGGTCAACGAAATTTCCTTCAATACCGCGCTCCTCAAGGAAATGCGCGCCATCGCCTTTGTCCAAAAACTGATTGAGCAGGGATGGATCAAAAAGCAGTATGAGGATCAACTCTCGGACATCAAGTTCCACTCGATCCGGGCAGACGCGGTTTTCGAGGCTTTCGATGTCGCCTCAAAATACGATACGAGCTGGAGTTTCCTCGAAGACCTCCACAAGCTGGGCCGGATCGAGGCCGACCGCTGGCTCGACGAGCATTATCGGCATGTCGGCAAGAAGAGCAGCGTCAATCTGCATGAAGAGTTTTTGGGGGTTTGA
- a CDS encoding NUDIX hydrolase, translating into MTLKETSLPDAQTVTLATGAVIFRGREVLLIQRGRAPFLGHWSIPGGKVDFGEKITDALHREILEETGIRMEILGLIDAFEALPQKDSEKHYVMIDYACRYLSGDVVAGDDAMDAGFFSIPEAMSRLAWDKTRLAIQRALPYVKD; encoded by the coding sequence ATGACGCTAAAGGAGACCTCATTGCCAGACGCGCAGACCGTAACACTCGCCACGGGGGCTGTCATATTCCGCGGCCGCGAAGTTCTCCTGATCCAGCGCGGGCGGGCGCCCTTTCTGGGCCATTGGAGCATTCCGGGCGGCAAGGTCGATTTCGGCGAGAAGATCACCGATGCCCTGCATCGCGAGATCCTTGAGGAAACGGGCATCCGCATGGAGATCCTCGGCCTGATCGACGCCTTCGAAGCGCTGCCGCAAAAGGACAGCGAAAAGCATTATGTCATGATCGACTATGCCTGCAGATATCTTTCGGGCGATGTCGTGGCCGGTGATGATGCGATGGATGCGGGGTTCTTCTCCATCCCCGAGGCCATGTCGCGGCTCGCCTGGGACAAGACCCGGCTCGCCATCCAGCGCGCCCTGCCCTATGTGAAGGACTGA
- a CDS encoding SOS response-associated peptidase: MNTRYVFSSGPYDLRVQLGVDVSENFPPRYNIAPSQPVPIIRETREDGREFALVRWGFVPGWDKKGEFFKKSVVNIRSESAPEKPSFRNAWRRRRCLFPMNGFYEWVQEKDGKQPYLITMGEDMPLFCVAGLWEYWLGENGSEMETAAFLTRESVYPITQLHSRMPIYVPPERYADWLDPDETVMAPAEAIIGLPPPPFEFWPVSRRVNSWKPDDAELIKPGRDLRQDSLL; the protein is encoded by the coding sequence ATGAATACCCGTTATGTCTTCAGCTCGGGCCCTTACGACCTTCGGGTCCAGCTCGGCGTCGACGTATCGGAGAATTTCCCGCCGCGCTACAATATCGCGCCGAGCCAGCCCGTGCCGATCATCCGTGAGACACGAGAGGACGGACGCGAATTCGCGCTGGTCCGCTGGGGCTTTGTGCCCGGTTGGGACAAAAAGGGCGAGTTCTTCAAGAAATCCGTCGTCAATATCCGCTCTGAATCCGCGCCGGAGAAGCCGTCTTTCCGGAATGCCTGGCGGCGAAGGCGATGCCTTTTCCCGATGAACGGCTTTTACGAATGGGTGCAGGAGAAGGACGGGAAACAGCCCTATCTGATCACAATGGGTGAGGACATGCCGCTCTTCTGTGTCGCAGGATTGTGGGAGTACTGGCTGGGGGAGAATGGCAGCGAGATGGAGACAGCGGCATTCCTGACGCGAGAGTCGGTTTATCCGATCACGCAGCTTCACTCCCGGATGCCGATCTATGTGCCGCCTGAGCGCTATGCCGACTGGCTCGACCCCGATGAGACGGTGATGGCGCCCGCCGAGGCGATAATCGGCCTGCCGCCACCGCCTTTTGAATTCTGGCCGGTCAGCCGGCGCGTCAATAGTTGGAAGCCCGATGATGCGGAACTCATCAAGCCGGGCCGGGATTTAAGACAGGACAGCCTGCTATGA
- a CDS encoding TIGR02301 family protein, producing MRLLSALMFMLAGFAGLAHAAPPGTVEAQESFESRQRDLVALAGHLGRLHRLHQLCGDGYREGLYRVRMQQIVELEVPMGSTRLDMVAAFNSAYRDASRDYLACGVDAQTLYESEAKQALLVVERLYAPFR from the coding sequence ATGCGCCTGCTATCAGCCCTGATGTTCATGCTCGCTGGCTTTGCCGGGCTGGCCCATGCCGCGCCGCCCGGAACGGTCGAGGCGCAGGAAAGCTTTGAGTCTCGCCAGCGGGATCTTGTGGCGCTGGCCGGGCATCTGGGCAGGCTTCACCGCCTGCACCAGCTCTGCGGGGACGGCTACCGCGAAGGGCTCTATCGGGTCCGGATGCAGCAAATCGTGGAACTCGAAGTGCCGATGGGGTCGACCCGGCTCGACATGGTCGCGGCGTTCAACTCCGCCTATCGCGATGCCTCACGGGATTATCTCGCCTGCGGCGTCGATGCCCAGACACTATATGAGAGCGAAGCGAAGCAGGCCCTGCTCGTCGTTGAGCGGCTCTACGCGCCTTTCCGTTAA